The genomic segment AGCGCGCATCCGCCCGCTGAACGGTGGGGTGACGCGCAGGACGGTCCGGGGACCCCCGCGAGCGTCGGCTTCCACTGCCGCGAGGAGGTCCTCGGCGCTGACGGCGAGCGACCGGAGCACCGACGGGTCGGTAGTCATCGACCGACCGTACGGGCGGGCGGTACAAAGCGCCGACGAAACGACTCACATTCGGTCACTGTAGTCCCACGAGTGGAGGCGGTCGGGCGCGATACTGACGCGGACCTCACTGCGGTCGGGCGAGAGCAGTTTCTCGGCGAACGGGCCGTCGGTGCCGCCGAGATATCGGTCCAGCAGCGCTCGAAGGACGGCTTTCTCCGGGTCGGGTTCGACCGTCGCCGTCCCGTTGCCCCGGACGCCGCGATAGGGCGGGTCGTTCGTCGACACCTCGAAGGAGACCGACGGGTCGTGGTCGAGATACGAGACGACGTCGGCGTCGGCGGCCGTCGCACACTGGAGGGCGCCGTCCCGGTACCGATACCACAGCGAGAGCATCCACGGGTCGCCGCCGGGCCGCCGGCAGCCGAGTCGGACCGGTATCGTCTGTTCCTCGAGGAACGTGGCGACCTCCTCCCGTGACCACGCGCCAGTGACAGTCACCATGGGGAGTTCGTAGGGCGGCCGCCGGTATCTGTGCTGGGGTGGCATCGAGGAGAATCAGTTCTGATAATTTTGAGGGTGGATTTATCATGGTGCTTATGTCATATATCGTACGCGGAGCCCAACCGAGCGGAGGTGAGAGCGTGCATTCAACAGCAACACAAGAGTCGGCGACTGTGCTCGTCGTCGACGACGAGCGCGACGTAGCGGAACTGTACATCACGTGGCTCGACGGGGCACACGAGGTACAGAGTGCCTACGACGGGACCGAGGCACTCGAACTCGTCGACGAGACAGTCGACGTGGTGTTTCTGGACCGGCAGATGCCGGATATGAGCGGCGACGAGGTACTCGCGGAGATAGCCGAGCGGGGAATCGACTGTCGGGTCGTGATGGTGACGGCCGTCGACCCCGACTTCGACATCATCGAGATGCCGTTCGACGACTACCTCACGAAACCGGTGAGTCGGAGCGACCTGCTCGAGACGGTCGAGTCGATGCGCACCCGCGACTCCTACGACGAACAGCTCCAGGAGTTCTTCGCGATGGCCTCGAAGAAGGCCACGCTCGAATCGGAGAAGAACCCGGTCGAACTCGACGCCCACGAGGAGTACCGCGAAGTGAGTCAGCGAGTGGAGCGACTCCGCGAGGAGGCCGACACGGCCGTCTCTGAACTCGACGACTTCGAGTCCGCGTTCCGCGATTTTCCCAGCGGGTAGTGCCCTACTGCGTCGCCCTGACCACGTCCTCGTCGGTCGGCCCCTGTCCGTCGTAGGCCGCGACGAGCTCGTCCAGTCGGTCGGGGTCGTCCGCGCCGGGCAGCCGTCGCGTCGCGGTCTCGCATTCGGCGTCGACGCCGAGCCGGTCGCAGACGAGGTCGGCGGTCGCCTCGGCCATCTGCCGGTAGGTCGTCAGCTTCCCGCCGACGACACTGACCATGTTCGAGACCCCGTCGTCGGCGTGGTCGAGCGTGAAAAAGCCCCGAGAGATACCTCGTCGGTTACCGTCGCCCTCGTCGGGCGCGTACAGCGGTCTGACGCCCCACCACTTCCTGACGACCGGGGCATCGGCGACCGGCGGCAGCATGTCGGCACACTCCTCGATGGACTTCTCGACTTCCCAGTCGGCCGTCTCGTAGTCGTCGGGGTCCGAGACGGAGACGCTCGTCGTCCCCAGGACGGCCTCGTGCTCGTGTGGGACCACGATGTCGCCGTCGTCGGGGTTCCGACAGCGGTTGAGGACCGGCCCCAGCCGGTCGTACTCGACAGAGACCATCACGCCCCGCGAGGGCGCCATCTCGACGTCGAGACCCGCCAACGCCGCTACCTTGCCGGCCCACGCGCCCGCCGCGTTGACGACGTATTCGGCCTCGACGGTGTCGTCGACGTCCCCGCCGAGTCGGGCGTGTGTGACCTGCCCGTCCTCCACGGTCAGCTCCTCGACCGGGCCGTGGGGATGGATGGTCGCGCCGTGGTCCTCGGCGTCGGCGGCGTTGGCCGCACCGAGCCGCGAGGGGTAGATGGCGCCGTCGGGGACCAGCATCGCCCGTACGACGTCGTCCGAGAGGTCCGGCACGCGCTCGCGGGCTTCGTCGCCGTCCATCACCTCGGTCTCGATACCGATCTCCTCGCAGGCGGCGTGTTTCTCGTCGAAGTAGTCGGCGTCGTCCGCCGCGAGCTGGACGAACAGCCCGCCCGTGTCGCGGATGCACGCCCCGGCGATGTCGCGGAGTATCTCGTTTTCCGCGATACACTCCTCGGCGCCCACACGGTCGGCCTCGGCGTACCGGGCACCGCTGTGGAGCAGCCCGTGCGAGCGGCCGGAGGTCCCACTGGATATCCCCCCGCGTTCGGCGAGTGTCACGTCGACGCCGCGGAGCGCGAGGTCCCGCGCGATACCAGTGCCCGTTGCACCGCCGCCGATGACCAGAACCGTGGTAGTGGTTGCCATCGGTACACATTGGACTGTGTACGTATGTGTCTAACGCCGCCGTTACGGAGTGACGAGTACCTTGATAGCATCCCGCTCGTCCATCGCGCGATACCCTTCCGGGACCCCGTCGAGGTCCACTTCCTTCGTGAAGATAGGCGAGGGGTCGAGCGTCCCCTGTAACACGTCGGCCAGCAACTCGTCGGCGTAGGCCCGCACCGGCGCCACGCCGCCCCGGAGGGTCCTGTTCTCCCGGAACAGCCCGAACACGTCCAGCCCGGCCTCGTCGACCCCGTGTGGGACACCGACGTAGCCGACGGTCCCGCCGGGCCGGCAGACGTCGACGGCGGTGTCCATCGCCGACGCCGCGCCCACGCACTCCATGACGTGGTTCGCGCCGCCGTCCGTCAGTTCGGTCGCCGTCTCGACGGCCTCGTCACCGCGGGCGGCGACCGTCTCGGTCGCGCCGAACTGTTCGGCCAGTTCGAGTCTGTCCTCGTGGTGGCCCATGGCGACGATGCGCTCCGCGCCCAGCCGCCGGGCCGCCAGCACGCCACACAGCCCGACGGCGCCGTCGCCCACGACGATACAGGTGTCGCCCTCGCCGACGCCCGAACTGACCGCAGCGTGGTGGCCCGTTCCCAGTACGTCGGTCAGCGGGAGCACCGACCGGAGGGTGTCCTCGTCGTCGGCGTGGCGCTCGGGAACCCGGACGAGCGTCCCGTCGGCGTGGGTCGCCCGGACGTACTCGCCCTGGCACCCGCCGTTCTCCCCGCCCCACGAGTCGCCGTTGACACAGGAGGTGTGCAGTCCCTTCCGGCAGAACTCGCAGTAGCCACAGCTGATGAGGAAGGGGGCGAAGACGCGGTCACCGGGTGCGACCGAGGTGACGTCGTCGCCCACCGCCTCGACGATACCCATCGGTTCGTGGCCCACCCGGGACCCCGCCTCGCGGTCGCTCTCGCCGCGGTAGAACCACAGGTCAGAGCCACAGATTGCCGTGTGGGTGACGCGGACGATGGCGTCGGTCGGTGCGTCGAGTGTCGGTCGAGGGACCTCTTCGACGGTGATGTCGCCGGGACCGTTGTAGATCGCTGCGCGCATGCCCCCGCTTGGGCCGGCCGCGCCTAATTCGTTCGCCCCATAGCGGTAAGTCCCTCCGGCCGAATTCTCCCGTATGGACGCCCGGGCCACGATTCAGGACTACTACGACTCGCTGCGCCACGGCGCACCGCTCGACACCTTCTTCGTCGACGACCGAGCCGCGGACGACCCCATCGTGAAGTTCGGCATCTCCGAGCGGCTGGTCGGTTCCGACAGCGTTCAGGCGGGGCTCCGCGACCAGACCGCCTCGACGAGCGACTGGACCGTCGAGAGCCGCGAACTGCGCGTCACCGAGCGCGACTCGGTGGCCTGGTTCAGCGACGCCGTCACGCTGGCGTGGGAGGAAGACGGGACACACCACGAGTTCGACACCCGCTGGAGCGGCGCCCTGGAACGCCGCAGCGGCGACTGGTCGTTCGTCGGGCTGCACGTCAGCGTGGCCACCGAGTTCTGAGGACGGGTTCGATTCAGCTTCAGGGCGCCGCATTTATCTTCCCGGCCCGTCACCCCCAGTTATGCCAGAGCGACGGACACGACGGCGAATCGTATCGCTACTCGGAGTGGTCGCGTCGGCGGGACTGGCCGGCTGTTTCAGCGACACGCAGTCGGAGTCGTCGGGTACCCCGACACCCACCGACGAGCGGACCAGTCCGACGGCGACCGAGGTCCCCACGCAGACCGAGGAGCCGACACGGACTGAGGAGCCGATGCAGACCGAGGAACCGACGCCGACCGTGACGGAGGAATCGGTGCCGCCCGAAACGGAGGGTCGACCGGCCGTGGACGCCCATCTCGCCGAGACCGACAACTACGACGGAACGATAGTCGACGCGCGCGGCCGCGAGCGGACCACAGTCCGGGTCGGCGTCGAGGGCAACGGCGGCAGGTTCGGGTTCGGACCGCCCGCGGTCCACGTGGACAGCGGCACGACGGTGGAATGGGAGTGGACGGGCGACGGGAGCGGACACATCGTCAGGTCTGTCGGCGACGGCCCGCTCGATTCGGGCGACGCGCTCGCGGAGCCGGGCGTCAACTACGAGTTCACGTTCGAGGACGACGGCGTCTACAACTACTACTGCGACCCACACCAGGGGGTCGACATGAAGGGCAGCATCGTGGTCGGGACGGAGTATCCCACGACCGAGCGGACCGACAGCCGGTACTGAGAGCGGGCTCCGAACCACGAGAAGAGCAAGCTCTTCTCTGCTCTCGGCTCGTTCCACTCGCCGAGACCCTACGGGTTCGTCGCCACCGGGACATTTCACGGCGTCACGACTCGCTGTCGCTCGTCGTTCCTTGGAAAATGCCCGGGGAGGGCTCCGAACCCTCGATCTCCGCATAACCCAGGTCCGGGGTGTGACGAGCACCCCACGGGTCATGCCGGTGTGGTACCGCATGAGTCGTAAGACCCTATGAGTGCGGCGCTATGTCCAGCTAAGCCACCCGGGCTCAGTTGCACTCGGTCGTTGGCCGCTTGCCGTCTTGAAGGTTCTCATCTCCGGGGACGCTGTGGCGCCCTCACACGGTCGGGGGATTTAAGCCACCGCGCTGGCATGCACCCTGCATGGATATTCCAGACCTCGTCCAGCAGGAGCTGGGGGACGAGGAGATCCAGGCCGGCGTCACGCTCGGCGACGAGGACGCGGTCTGTTTCACACGGACCCGGACGCTCGTCTACCGCGGCGAAGGCCTGCTGAGCGACGAGAAAGTCGAGACCTACCCTTTCGACTTCGAGCGACTGACCATCTCGACCGGCCGCCGGAAGACGAAGTTCACGCTTGTCTACACCGACCAGAAACGGGAGTTCGGCGTCCCCGGCAGCCGGGCCGACGCGGTCCTCGAACGCCTCATCGAGGGGACGCTGCGGGGCTCGACCGTCATCGGCGCCGAGGAGAGCGTCACCGGCGTCTTCCGCTTCAGCGAGCTCACGCTCGTCGTCACCGACAACCGCCTGCTGAAACACCTCGGCAACGTGACCTGGGACAACGACTTCGAGTCCTACGAGTTCGACGCCGTCACCGGGCTGGAGTTCGAGGAGGGCAGCGTCGCGACGGCCATCGTGCTCGGCGTCAACGACCGGCCCGAGCGCATCAAAGCGCCCAGCGAGCAGGCCCCCGCGGTCCGCAAGACGTTACAAGAGGCGCTGTTTGCCTTCCACGAAGTCTCGTCGCTGGCCGACCTCAACGCCAAGGTCGCCTCGAAACCGGAGGCGGAGCCCGACGACAACGACGGGCTCGGTCTGGAGAGCGGTATCGACCCGCTGGTCAGCGACGGCGAAGACGAGGCGAGCGACCAGCCCGCGGAGCCGGACCCGACGACCGACACGACGACGTCGGCACCGGACCGAGGGCCCGGGGAACCGTCGCCCCACAGCGGCGACAGCGGGGACATCGCCGCCCTCGAACAGCAGGTCGCCCGCCTCACCGCCGCTATCGAACGACAGAACGAGCGCATCGAGGCCCAGGAAGAGACCATCAAGACGCTCATCAACGAACTGCGGCAGGGTCGCTAGCCGTCGTCTTTTGCGAGCAGCCCTCCCGTCACTGCGTCTTCGCTCGCCGTTCCGCTTCGAGGCCTCCCTTCGGTCGGCCTCGCTATTCCTCGCTACTGCTCCACGGCTCGCTTCGCTCGCCGTTCCGCTTCGAGGCCTCCCTTCGGTCGGCCTCGCTACTCCCTCCCGAGCACTTTCCGAACACACGTCGAGCCGAAGGGGCCGAGTTCGCCGCCGTCGAACTGGACGAAGTGGCCGGTGCTAATCGACGCGCCACAGCGCTCACAGGCGAACTCGCCCTCCCGGACCACCACGTCGGACTCGAAACTGACGTAGGTCCCGCCCGACCGGGGGCGGACGAGGCCGTCCTCGCGGTCGATGACGCCGCGCATCGCCGCCGTGTCGAGAATCTCCCGCTGGACGCCGGGGTTGGTCGTCACCGTCTCGATACGGTCCATCGCCTCGGCGACCGACAGCGACGCCGCTTCCAGATGGGCGAGTAGTTCCACCCCCAGTTCCACGGGGTCGCGCTCGTCGTCGGGCACAGCAACACCTCCGGCTGCGACCGGATTAATTCTTCCCGCCGGCGGCGGGCACGCGAACAGTTCCCGTGACACCGGTTCGCAACTCGGTACCGGTCGAAGAGTAACTGATTATTACGATTGTGCACATATAGAACTATATATGGCGATAGTACGTGAATTAGCCAGACTTTTCGTGACATTTGTGTCGAATTCTGAACAAGAGTTATAACAATCGAAGCACTTTGTCCGAGTGCAATGACGTACACACCACTCAGCGAGTCGGTCGAACTGTACCAGACCACGGA from the Halomicroarcula saliterrae genome contains:
- a CDS encoding pyridoxamine 5'-phosphate oxidase family protein; translation: MVTVTGAWSREEVATFLEEQTIPVRLGCRRPGGDPWMLSLWYRYRDGALQCATAADADVVSYLDHDPSVSFEVSTNDPPYRGVRGNGTATVEPDPEKAVLRALLDRYLGGTDGPFAEKLLSPDRSEVRVSIAPDRLHSWDYSDRM
- a CDS encoding response regulator transcription factor — translated: MHSTATQESATVLVVDDERDVAELYITWLDGAHEVQSAYDGTEALELVDETVDVVFLDRQMPDMSGDEVLAEIAERGIDCRVVMVTAVDPDFDIIEMPFDDYLTKPVSRSDLLETVESMRTRDSYDEQLQEFFAMASKKATLESEKNPVELDAHEEYREVSQRVERLREEADTAVSELDDFESAFRDFPSG
- a CDS encoding FAD-dependent oxidoreductase — encoded protein: MATTTTVLVIGGGATGTGIARDLALRGVDVTLAERGGISSGTSGRSHGLLHSGARYAEADRVGAEECIAENEILRDIAGACIRDTGGLFVQLAADDADYFDEKHAACEEIGIETEVMDGDEARERVPDLSDDVVRAMLVPDGAIYPSRLGAANAADAEDHGATIHPHGPVEELTVEDGQVTHARLGGDVDDTVEAEYVVNAAGAWAGKVAALAGLDVEMAPSRGVMVSVEYDRLGPVLNRCRNPDDGDIVVPHEHEAVLGTTSVSVSDPDDYETADWEVEKSIEECADMLPPVADAPVVRKWWGVRPLYAPDEGDGNRRGISRGFFTLDHADDGVSNMVSVVGGKLTTYRQMAEATADLVCDRLGVDAECETATRRLPGADDPDRLDELVAAYDGQGPTDEDVVRATQ
- a CDS encoding zinc-dependent alcohol dehydrogenase family protein → MRAAIYNGPGDITVEEVPRPTLDAPTDAIVRVTHTAICGSDLWFYRGESDREAGSRVGHEPMGIVEAVGDDVTSVAPGDRVFAPFLISCGYCEFCRKGLHTSCVNGDSWGGENGGCQGEYVRATHADGTLVRVPERHADDEDTLRSVLPLTDVLGTGHHAAVSSGVGEGDTCIVVGDGAVGLCGVLAARRLGAERIVAMGHHEDRLELAEQFGATETVAARGDEAVETATELTDGGANHVMECVGAASAMDTAVDVCRPGGTVGYVGVPHGVDEAGLDVFGLFRENRTLRGGVAPVRAYADELLADVLQGTLDPSPIFTKEVDLDGVPEGYRAMDERDAIKVLVTP
- a CDS encoding nuclear transport factor 2 family protein codes for the protein MDARATIQDYYDSLRHGAPLDTFFVDDRAADDPIVKFGISERLVGSDSVQAGLRDQTASTSDWTVESRELRVTERDSVAWFSDAVTLAWEEDGTHHEFDTRWSGALERRSGDWSFVGLHVSVATEF
- a CDS encoding DUF7115 domain-containing protein; protein product: MDIPDLVQQELGDEEIQAGVTLGDEDAVCFTRTRTLVYRGEGLLSDEKVETYPFDFERLTISTGRRKTKFTLVYTDQKREFGVPGSRADAVLERLIEGTLRGSTVIGAEESVTGVFRFSELTLVVTDNRLLKHLGNVTWDNDFESYEFDAVTGLEFEEGSVATAIVLGVNDRPERIKAPSEQAPAVRKTLQEALFAFHEVSSLADLNAKVASKPEAEPDDNDGLGLESGIDPLVSDGEDEASDQPAEPDPTTDTTTSAPDRGPGEPSPHSGDSGDIAALEQQVARLTAAIERQNERIEAQEETIKTLINELRQGR
- a CDS encoding DUF5830 family protein, coding for MPDDERDPVELGVELLAHLEAASLSVAEAMDRIETVTTNPGVQREILDTAAMRGVIDREDGLVRPRSGGTYVSFESDVVVREGEFACERCGASISTGHFVQFDGGELGPFGSTCVRKVLGRE